In Euphorbia lathyris chromosome 10, ddEupLath1.1, whole genome shotgun sequence, a single genomic region encodes these proteins:
- the LOC136209610 gene encoding sulfite exporter TauE/SafE family protein 4: MATRGFVFYLLSSFTVAVLSAIFLTGPYFKSSPSSNFMSSPNVSSSTDTVWPELEFSWNLVLATVIGFLGSACGTVGGVGGGGIFVPMLTLILGFDTKSAAALSKCMIMGASTSSVYYNIRVRHPTKEVPIIDYDLALLFQPMLMLGITIGVSLSVVFPYWLITVLIIILFIGTSSRSAFKGYEMWKDETTMNKAMDEQRRNTVNSRGELLIDTPYEPLIPREHKSRMEILCFNLRWKRLLVLLLVWVAFLLLQVIKNDVAVCSIWYWALFLIQLPIGAVVFGYEAVKLYKEHKKRMSTGNTETVCEACIEWSPINLVFCALCGILGGTVGGLLGSGGGFILGPLLLEIGVIPQVASATATFVMMFSSSLSVVEFYLLKRFPIPYAIYLTSISVLAGFWGQFFVRKLVAVLRRASLIVFILSGVIFASAITMGVVGTEKSIRMIRNNEFMGFLGFCSSQ, encoded by the exons ATGGCAACAAGAGGATTTGTTTTCTATTTGCTATCGTCTTTCACGGTGGCTGTTCTTTCCGCGATTTTCCTCACCGGCCCGTATTTCAAATCCTCGCCGAGTTCCAATTTTATGTCGTCTCCGAATGTTTCGTCAAGCACAGATACCGTTTGGCCT gaatTGGAGTTCAGTTGGAATTTAGTGTTGGCTACGGTAATCGGATTTTTAGGTTCGGCATGTGGAACTGTCGGCGGCGTTGGTGGCGGAGGAATCTTCGTTCCTATGCTTACTTTGATTCTGGGATTTGATACTAAGTCTGCTGCTGCTCTTTCAAAAT GTATGATAATGGGGGCATCAACATCTTCAGTTTATTACAATATAAGAGTGCGGCATCCAACTAAAGAAGTGCCTATAATTGACTATGATTTAGCTCTTCTTTTTCAGCCTATGCTTATGCTTGGTATCACCATTGGTGTTTCTTTGAGTGTTGTCTTCCCTTATTGGCTTATTACTGTTCTTATTATCATTCTCTTTATAG GTACATCTTCAAGGTCTGCTTTCAAGGGGTATGAGATGTGGAAGGATGAGACAACTATGAAT AAAGCGATGGATGAACAGCGTAGAAATACAGTGAATTCTCGTGGAGAAC TTTTGATTGATACACCATATGAACCATTGATCCCTAGAGAACATAAATCAAGAATG GAAATATTATGTTTCAATCTTAGGTGGAAAAGGCTTTTGGTCCTCTTACTTGTTTGGGTTGCCTTTCTCCTCCTCCAGGTTATCAAG aaTGATGTGGCAGTTTGCAGCATATGGTATTGGGCACTTTTCCTTATACAG TTACCTATAGGAGCAGTGGTGTTTGGGTATGAAGCAGTAAAACTATACAAAGAACACAAGAAGAGGATGAGCACAGGCAACACAGAAACAGTATGTGAAGCTTGTATTGAATGGAGTCCAATAAATCTTGTGTTTTGTGCACTTTGTGGAATCTTAGGAGGAACAGTTGGTGGTCTTCTTGGTTCTGGTGGTGGTTTCATTTTAggtcctcttcttttagagatTGGTGTCATCCCTCAG GTTGCAAGTGCAACAGCAACATTTGTGATGATGTTCTCATCATCTTTGTCTGTAGTGGAATTTTACCTCCTTAAAAGATTCCCAATTCCATATG CTATCTACCTTACATCAATATCTGTGCTGGCTGGTTTTTGGGGTCAGTTTTTTGTGAGGAAGTTAGTTGCTGTACTCAGAAGAGCTTCTCTTATCGTCTTCATCCTCTCTGGTGTTATTTTTGCTAGTGCTATCACTATGG GGGTGGTGGGCACTGAGAAGAGTATAAGAATGAT